Proteins found in one Saccharomyces kudriavzevii IFO 1802 strain IFO1802 genome assembly, chromosome: 11 genomic segment:
- the PIR1 gene encoding beta-1,3-glucan linked protein (similar to Saccharomyces cerevisiae YJL160C and PIR1 (YKL164C); ancestral locus Anc_1.187), producing the protein MQYKKTLIASTLVATSLAAYAPKDPWSTLTPSATYKGGITDYASTFGIAVDPIATTASSKAKRAAAISQIGDGQIQATTKTKAAAVSQIGDGQIQATTKTKAAAVSQIGDGQIQATTKTKAAAVSQIGDGQIQATTKTKAAAVSQIGDGQIQATTKTKAAAVSQIGDGQIQATTKTTAAAVSQIGDGQIQATTKTTAAPVSQITDGQVQATTSTSATIIPSPAPAPITNGTDPVTAETCKSTGTLEMNLKGGLLTDGKGRIGSIVANRQFQFDGPPPQAGAIYAAGWSITPEGNLAIGDQDTFYQCLSGNFYNLYDEHIGTQCNAVHLQAIDLVDC; encoded by the coding sequence atgcaatataaaaaaaccCTAATCGCCTCCACTTTGGTTGCTACCTCTCTAGCTGCCTACGCTCCGAAGGATCCATGGTCCACCCTAACTCCATCTGCTACTTACAAGGGTGGTATAACTGACTACGCTTCCACTTTTGGTATCGCTGTAGACCCAATTGCCACCACTGCCTCCTCCAAGGCAAAAAGGGCTGCAGCTATTTCCCAAATCGGTGATGGTCAGATTCAAGCCACCACCAAGACTAAGGCTGCTGCCGTCTCTCAGATTGGTGACGGCCAAATCCAAGCCACTACTAAGACTAAGGCTGCGGCCGTTTCTCAAATTGGCGATGGCCAAATCCAAGCCACTACTAAAACCAAGGCTGCTGCTGTTTCCCAGATTGGCGATGGTCAAATCCAAGCCACGACCAAGACCAAGGCTGCTGCCGTCTCTCAGATTGGCGATGGTCAAATCCAAGCCACGACCAAGACCAAGGCTGCTGCCGTCTCTCAGATTGGCGATGGCCAAATTCAAGCCACCACTAAAACTACGGCTGCGGCCGTTTCTCAAATTGGCGATGGTCAAATCCAAGCCACTACCAAAACTACTGCTGCCCCAGTCTCTCAAATCACTGACGGCCAAGTTCAAGCTACAACTTCAACTTCTGCAACCATTATACCATCTCCTGCTCCTGCCCCAATTACCAATGGCACTGACCCAGTAACTGCGGAAACATGTAAGAGCACTGGCACCTTGGAAATGAACCTGAAGGGCGGCCTTTTAACTGACGGCAAGGGTAGAATCGGTTCAATTGTTGCTAACAGACAATTTCAATTCGATGGTCCACCACCACAAGCCGGTGCCATCTACGCTGCCGGTTGGTCCATCACTCCAGAAGGTAACTTGGCCATTGGTGATCAAGATACTTTCTACCAATGTTTGTCCGGTAACTTCTACAATTTATACGATGAACATATTGGAACTCAATGTAACGCAGTTCATTTACAAGCTATCGATTTGGTGGACTGTTAA
- the SKDI11G0580 gene encoding uncharacterized protein — protein MSPVAALLTTAYAQGYTPGEPWSTLTPTATILCAATEYISTFGIAIQTIANTSVKAKRGLISQINDGQVQATAAPTASGSILANGSADITTTLTRTSIITVRQGATTTSSSIKKSTPTLSPSSTISSAIASTSASTCQATAAVSLENSSCSDDGTLRVTLKDGVLTDSKNRIGSIVSNRQFQFDGPTPQAGAIYAAGWSITTEGNLALGNDDVFYQCLSGNFYNLYDEKIGEQCSQIHLQAVSLVTC, from the coding sequence ATGAGCCCAGTCGCAGCTCTACTAACAACAGCTTACGCCCAAGGGTATACACCGGGCGAGCCATGGTCCACTTTAACTCCCACGGCTACTATCTTATGTGCAGCTACCGAATACATTAGTACCTTCGGTATCGCCATTCAAACAATTGCAAATACTTCTGTCAAGGCTAAGAGAGGCCTTATCTCTCAAATCAATGATGGCCAAGTTCAGGCCACTGCTGCTCCTACTGCCAGTGGATCCATCTTGGCTAATGGCAGTGCCGATATCACAACGACCTTGACTAGAACTTCTATCATTACAGTGAGGCAGGGAGCCACCACAACTAGCTCCTCGATCAAAAAATCTACCCCTACCTTATCCCCATCATCTACCATTTCATCTGCTATTGCCTCTACCTCTGCCTCCACATGTCAAGCCACTGCTGCTGTGTCTTTGGAAAACAGCTCTTGTAGCGATGACGGCACCTTGAGAGTAACTTTGAAGGATGGTGTTTTGACTGATAGCAAAAATAGGATTGGTTCTATTGTTTCTAATAGACAGTTCCAATTTGATGGCCCAACTCCACAAGCCGGTGCCATCTACGCGGCAGGTTGGTCGATTACAACAGAAGGCAACTTGGCCCTAGGTAACGACGACGTTTTTTACCAGTGCTTGTCTGGCAATTTTTACAACTTATATGACGAAAAAATTGGGGAACAATGCAGTCAAATCCACTTACAAGCTGTCTCTTTAGTAACTTGCTAA
- the MCD4 gene encoding mannose-ethanolamine phosphotransferase MCD4 (similar to Saccharomyces cerevisiae MCD4 (YKL165C); ancestral locus Anc_1.184), whose product MWNKTRTTLLGVGVLFHLFYLWSIFDIYFISPLVHGMSPYQSTPTPPAKRLFLIVGDGLRADTTFDKVTHPVTGKTEFLAPFIRSLVMNNATYGISHTRMPTESRPGHVAMIAGFYEDVSAVTKGWKSNPVDFDSFFNQSAHTYSFGSPDILPMFRDGASDPNKVDTWMYDHTFEDFTQSSIELDAYVFRHLDQLFRNSTLNSTLDYEIRQDGNVFFLHLLGCDTAGHSYRPYSAEYYDNVKYIDDQIPILIEKVNRFFADDKTAFVFTADHGMSAFGSHGDGHPNNTRTPLIAWGAGLNKPVHNSYPVFDNYTENWELSNIKRNDIKQADIASLMSYLIGVNYPKNSVGELPIAYIDGKESDKLAALYNNARSILEQYLVKQDEVIDSQFFYKEYSKFVEKPHLRYLEEIETLVQRISEGENYLEQEAITLTEELMQTTLEGLYYLTTYNWRFIRTIVTFGFVGWIFFSFIIFLKSFILENAMDDQKKSPLTHAAFGSIGILLNWILFYQHSPFNFYMYLLFPLYFWSYIFTNRSVLRTGIKEFFKGTSPWKRVLIMISIISVYEGIVYGFFHRWTFTLITNLLAFYPFICGVKNLSVNVCWIMTSVLLSTFTLCDAVKIESLNQIHLAGLLIIISSFYGLYKIYPNLNSYTRTIFTIQISLVAAMLAVTHRSAISLQLRQGLPKESQIAGWVIFFVSLFVMPFLHYRKPNNDYKVRLLIIYLTFAPAFIILTISFESLFYFLFTVYMIQWIEIEDKIKQMKTKKNENWLQVLRVSVIGFFLLQVAFFGTGNVASISSFSLDSVYRLLPIFDPFPMGALLMLKLIIPYGLLSTCLGILNLKLNFKDYTISSLIISMSDILSLNFFYLLRTEGSWLDIGITISNYCLAILSSLFMLILEVIGHLLLKNVVIQDQIKKAQ is encoded by the coding sequence ATGTGGAACAAAACTAGAACGACGCTTCTGGGCGTTGGTGTCCTATTCCATTTGTTTTACCTATGGtctatttttgatatttaCTTCATTTCACCGCTAGTTCACGGTATGAGCCCATACCAAAGTACTCCAACGCCTCCGGCGAAGAGATTGTTCCTGATTGTTGGTGATGGTTTACGTGCCGATACAACATTCGATAAAGTCACCCACCCAGTGACTGGAAAGACGGAATTTTTAGCACCTTTTATCAGATCTTTAGTTATGAACAACGCCACTTATGGTATTTCACATACTAGAATGCCCACTGAATCCCGTCCTGGCCATGTTGCTATGATTGCTGGATTTTATGAAGATGTTAGTGCCGTCACAAAGGGCTGGAAATCAAACCCTGTCGATTTTGacagttttttcaatcaatCCGCTCACACATATTCCTTTGGCTCACCTGATATTTTACCGATGTTTAGAGACGGTGCATCTGACCCAAATAAAGTTGATACTTGGATGTATGATCATACTTTCGAAGATTTTACACAATCTTCCATAGAACTAGATGCCTACGTCTTCAGACATTTGGATCAATTGTTCCGTAATTCCACGCTAAATTCAACACTGGATTATGAAATTAGACAAGATGGTAACGTATTCTTTCTACATTTGCTGGGTTGTGATACCGCTGGACATTCTTACAGACCCTACTCTGCTGAGTATTACGATAATGTTAAATATATCGACGATCAAATCCCTATTCTTATAGAAAAGGTTAACAGATTTTTTGCTGATGACAAAACCGCATTTGTCTTTACTGCAGATCATGGTATGAGCGCGTTTGGATCACATGGTGACGGGCACCCTAATAATACTAGGACACCCCTTATTGCTTGGGGTGCCGGTCTGAATAAACCAGTGCATAATTCGTATCCGGTATTCGACAACTATACTGAGAATTGGGAGCTGTCCAACATTAAAAGGAATGATATCAAACAAGCCGACATTGCCTCCTTAATGTCGTATTTAATTGGTGTAAACTATCCAAAAAACTCGGTAGGTGAGTTACCGATAGCATACATCgatggaaaagaaagtgaCAAGCTGGCCGCATTGTATAACAATGCAAGAAGCATTTTAGAGCAGTACTTAGTTAAGCAAGATGAGGTTATAGActcccaatttttttacaaagaATACTCCAAATTCGTCGAGAAACCTCATTTGCGATACTTGGAGGAGATAGAAACCTTAGTTCAGCGCATATCTGAGGGCGAGAATTATTTAGAACAGGAAGCAATTACACTTACAGAAGAACTAATGCAAACGACTTTGGAAGGTTTGTATTATTTAACAACTTATAACTGGAGATTCATCAGAACTATTGTTACATTCGGGTTTGTAGgctggatttttttctccttcataatatttttgaaatcatttATCTTAGAGAATGCCATGGATGatcagaaaaaatcacCATTAACTCATGCAGCATTTGGCTCCATTGGAATTTTGTTGAATTGGATTTTATTTTACCAGCATTCTCCTTTCAACTTTTACATGTATCTTCTCTTCCCATTATACTTTTGGAGTTACATTTTCACCAATAGATCCGTATTACGCACAGGAATCAAGGAATTTTTTAAAGGTACCTCTCCTTGGAAAAGAGTTTTAATTATGATTTCAATCATTTCTGTTTATGAAGGCATTGTCTACGGATTTTTTCACAGATGGACATTCACATTAATCACAAACTTACTAGCATTTTATCCATTTATCTGCGGTGTGAAAAACTTATCCGTGAATGTATGCTGGATTATGACGAGTGTGCTTCTATCTACATTTACATTGTGTGATGCTGTTAAGATCGAAAGCTTAAACCAGATACATTTAGCAGGGTTATTGATTATTATAAGCTCTTTTTATGGTCTCTACAAAATATATCCAAACTTAAATTCCTATACTCGTACAATATTTACCATACAAATTTCCTTAGTAGCAGCCATGCTGGCAGTTACCCATCGTTCGGCTATTTCTCTGCAACTAAGACAAGGGCTACCAAAAGAATCCCAGATTGCCGGGTGggtgattttttttgtatctCTTTTCGTAATGCCATTTTTACATTACAGAAAACCTAATAATGATTATAAAGTTAGGCTATTGATCATATACTTAACTTTTGCCCCGGCCTTCATCATATTAACTATCTCCTTTGAATCTCTGTTCTACTTCTTGTTCACTGTTTACATGATACAGTGGATTGAGATTGAGGACAAAATCaagcaaatgaaaactaaaaagaatgaaaattggTTACAGGTTTTAAGGGTTTCCGTGATCGGGTTCTTTCTATTGCAAGTGGCATTCTTTGGAACCGGTAACGTCGcttctatttcttcattttcattggaCTCTGTTTATAGATTGTTACCAATTTTCGATCCTTTCCCAATGGGTGCATTAttgatgttgaaattgATCATTCCCTATGGGTTACTGTCTACATGCTTAGGTATACTGAATTTAAAACTGAATTTTAAGGACTACACAATCTCATCATTGATCATCTCAATGAGTGATATATTGTccttaaattttttctatctcTTAAGAACGGAGGGTTCATGGTTAGACATTGGTATAACAATATCCAACTACTGTTTGGCCATTTTATCCTCATTATTCATGTTAATTTTGGAAGTGATTGGTCATTTGCTGCTAAAAAATGTTGTTATCCAagatcaaatcaaaaaagcaCAATAG
- the ELF1 gene encoding Elf1p (similar to Saccharomyces cerevisiae ELF1 (YKL160W); ancestral locus Anc_5.279): MGKRKKSARKPTKRLVQKLDTKFNCLFCNHEKSVSCTLDKKNSIGTLSCKICGQSFQTRINSLSQPVDVYSDWFDAVEEVNSGRGSDTDDGDEDSASDYESDSDAKSTQNPGEVDSDEEEVDSDEERIGQVKRGRGALVDSDDE; this comes from the coding sequence ATGGGTAAGAGAAAGAAGTCAGCAAGAAAGCCAACAAAAAGGCTGGTTCAAAAGTTAGATACAAAATTCAATTGTTTGTTTTGCAACCATGAAAAATCAGTATCATGCACTttagataaaaaaaacagtaTAGGAACTCTGTCGTGCAAGATTTGTGGCCAGTCGTTTCAAACACGTATAAATTCATTATCACAGCCGGTTGATGTATATAGTGATTGGTTTGATGCCGTGGAAGAAGTCAATTCTGGCCGCGGAAGTGATACagatgatggtgatgagGACTCTGCTAGTGACTATGAAAGTGATTCGGACGCTAAAAGCACACAGAATCCTGGCGAAGTCGATTCTGATGAAGAGGAGGTAGACTCAGACGAAGAGAGAATAGGGCAGGTTAAAAGAGGTAGGGGTGCCTTGGTAGATAGCGACGATGAATAA
- the KDX1 gene encoding putative protein kinase KDX1 (similar to Saccharomyces cerevisiae SLT2 (YHR030C) and KDX1 (YKL161C); ancestral locus Anc_5.274) translates to MVTESERCIFRAFGQEFILNKHFHLTNKIGHGSHGLVCSSIYTETNEETAVAIKKIPSAFFNERSCKRTLRELKLLRHFRGHPNIIWLFDTDIVFYPSGVLNGVYLYEELMECDLSQILRSGQHLEDSHYQSFIYQTLCALKYIHSAGVLHGDLKPKNLLVNSDCQLKVCNFGLSRGCSEDYEENNHFTTEFVASRCYIAPEIMLSHQGYTKAVDVWSTGCILAELLGGKPLFDGKDYVDQLNNILQILGTPSKEMLQEIGSQKIQSYILLFGHIPGTPFESILPKANPKGLDLLKKMLEFDPKQRIVVDEALKHPFLSVWHDIDDEPSCEKTFAFEFEHISNMEELQSQVTREVSDFKKVVRKHPIGGDFSSSSSSSEDPIPQEVDDVHLSKKNLSSSHSEVSCASQLPSLTTTQPYQNYVKTGSDSTQGDNEKENRVEHNTSQKRKESLERLAESNKTESGTVISSPSEGESDGNNNISHSTNECDGVFFFDFEKDLEFGLDNKFL, encoded by the coding sequence ATGGTGACTGAATCCGAGAGATGCATTTTTCGTGCGTTTGGCCAAGAATTTATTCTAAATAAACATTTCCATTTAACAAACAAGATCGGCCATGGCTCACATGGCCTTGTTTGCTCTTCGATCTATACAGAGACAAACGAGGAAACTGCCGTCgctatcaagaaaataccCAGTGCATTTTTCAACGAACGATCTTGTAAAAGAACCCTTCGCGAATTGAAACTATTAAGACATTTTAGAGGTCACCCAAATATAATTTGGCTTTTTGATACTGACATAGTTTTCTACCCGAGTGGCGTACTGAATGGCGTTTACTTATATGAAGAATTAATGGAATGTGATCTTTCTCAGATTTTAAGATCCGGACAACACTTGGAGGACTCACACTATCAAAGCTTCATATATCAGACATTATGTGCATTAAAATACATACATTCTGCTGGTGTTTTGCACGGCGACTTGAAACCGAAGAATCTACTTGTTAACAGTGATTGCCAATTAAAAGTTTGCAATTTTGGTCTATCACGTGGGTGTTCGGAAGACTACGAAGAGAATAATCACTTTACCACGGAGTTTGTAGCGTCAAGATGCTATATAGCACCGGAAATCATGCTGAGTCACCAAGGATATACAAAAGCTGTTGATGTTTGGTCAACAGGCTGCATATTAGCGGAACTATTGGGTGGCAAGCCTCTCTTTGATGGAAAAGACTATGTCGATCAATTAAATAATATTCTGCAAATACTTGGAACCCCATCAAAAGAGATGTTACAGGAAATTGGTTCTCAGAAAATACAAAGTTACATCCTCCTATTCGGTCATATACCAGGAACACCATTTGAGAGCATATTACCCAAAGCTAATCCAAAAGGACTGGAcctcttgaaaaaaatgttagAGTTTGATCCGAAACAGCGGATTGTCGTGGATGAAGCATTAAAGCATCCTTTTTTATCAGTATGGCATGATATAGATGATGAGCCATCATGTGAAAAGACTTTTGCATTCGAGTTTGAACATATCAGTAATATGGAGGAACTACAAAGCCAAGTCACAAGAGAAGTATCcgatttcaagaaagttgTTAGAAAACATCCCATTGGTGGTGATTTCTCATCGTCGTCCTCATCGTCAGAGGATCCCATTCCTCAAGAGGTTGATGATGTCCATCtctcgaagaaaaatttatctAGTTCTCACTCTGAAGTTTCCTGTGCTAGTCAACTTCCTTCATTAACTACTACTCAGCCGTATCAAAACTATGTAAAAACAGGTTCTGACTCAACTCAAGGTGAcaacgaaaaggaaaacaggGTCGAGCACAATACTAGCCAGAAACGTAAGGAATCATTGGAACGACTTGCCGAGTCAAATAAAACAGAAAGTGGCACAGTTATATCATCTCCTTCGGAGGGTGAAAGTGATGGTAATAACAATATAAGTCACAGCACCAATGAATGTGACGgggtttttttctttgactttgaaaaggaTCTTGAATTCGGGTTAGACAATAAATTTTTATAA
- the RCN1 gene encoding Rcn1p (similar to Saccharomyces cerevisiae RCN1 (YKL159C); ancestral locus Anc_5.281), translating into MGKVVTDTVIITSNKCDVVDNGSVEIIQAWLSKNILMKFQINENQPLQLIILKRFKRILLICPNHDLSEHVMDASLAGEVDKFNFSYSLQDGYRDLTKQHLRVPESEKMFLISPPASPPPEFDFSKCEDAPQRHIQSHIQKEQQRRMEAGHLLPKNPDEGDNGTFTLLKSKVGAITIDRCPTNDGYGQTQLADHVKTAFPPKSIFDTDDDDDDGDDETMG; encoded by the coding sequence ATGGGTAAGGTTGTAACGGACACGGTGATTATAACCTCGAATAAGTGCgatgttgttgataatgGTAGTGTTGAGATAATTCAGGCCTGGTTATCTAAGAATATCTTAATGAAGTTTCAAATCAACGAAAATCAACCACTACAGTTAATCATTTTGAAGAGATTCAAGAGGATATTGTTGATTTGTCCTAATCATGACTTATCGGAGCATGTTATGGATGCCTCTCTTGCCGGGGAGGTCGATAAATTCAACTTTAGTTACTCTTTGCAGGATGGATACCGCGATTTAACTAAACAACACTTAAGAGTACCTgagagtgaaaaaatgttcttAATATCACCTCCAGCATCGCCACCGCCCGAATTTGATTTCAGCAAGTGTGAAGATGCACCACAGAGACATATACAGAGTCATATACAGAAGGAGCAGCAGAGACGAATGGAAGCGGGCCATCTATTGCCAAAAAATCCAGATGAAGGTGACAATGGCACTTTCACGttgttgaaatcaaagGTAGGCGCTATTACTATTGATAGATGTCCCACCAATGATGGATATGGACAGACGCAATTAGCAGATCACGTTAAAACTGCTTTCCCACCAAAATCCATATTTGATAccgacgacgatgatgatgatggtgatgacgAAACGATGGGCTGA
- the SKDI11G0590 gene encoding type II protein arginine methyltransferase (similar to Saccharomyces cerevisiae YKL162C; ancestral locus Anc_5.646), protein MMIRFFPLRIQTRLKSDYPLLTFEQLVSTNGIRKGQTCRISLRDYLEWQNFPNIMKRENFFTQRKSVSTVSQEDPFLFDNLLDYDPLFSRCLAKWLLVNYKLNDYPYYDLNIVNIYTDLPQGIQLCKSLMTYLKSTLSNNMFQKIKYFMIPLYKCENVPSKLLDGIPGSVNLIQDYPVSPDLLQKKFLIEDPVQILMLNDVIKYTTHDLVRYSSHDDAWQQCFVDVNEIGQKKRTFESDIDYSCKLALEQLFGDQSNLVFDKELYIPTKLIEILMTIKNNIPEHRLFAVDTPQRSSPTVISILKSLLYPRKVGSSQVVEQHSDSIFSDKCSGRTHFITDFLQLKNVYNDINSSSRSCEVEDIADFVEKWISASERGARSLSNRETPQLEDIKNSSLAILHST, encoded by the coding sequence atgatgataagATTCTTTCCCCTCAGAATACAGACTCGTCTGAAGTCCGACTACCCGCTGCTGACTTTTGAGCAACTGGTTTCCACAAATGGAATAAGAAAAGGCCAAACTTGTagaatttctttgagaGATTACCTAGAGTGGCAAAATTTTCCTAATATAATGAAGAGAGAAAACTTCTTCACACAAAGAAAATCCGTGTCTACGGTATCTCAAGAAGACCcctttttatttgataACCTCCTCGATTATGACCCGCTATTCAGCAGGTGCCTTGCCAAATGGCTGCTCGTCAATTATAAATTAAATGACTATCCTTACTACGACCTTAACATTGTCAATATTTATACGGATTTACCTCAAGGAATTCAACTATGCAAAAGTTTAATGACGTATCTAAAGTCGACATTATCTAACAACATGTTCCAGAAAATCAAGTACTTTATGATCCCTCTATACAAATGTGAAAATGTGCCGTCAAAGCTCTTAGATGGAATACCTGGATCAGTTAATTTGATTCAAGACTATCCAGTATCTCCGGATTTACTACAGAAGAAGTTTCTCATAGAGGACCCCGTTCAAATTTTGATGCTCAATGACGTTATCAAATACACCACCCACGATTTAGTGAGATACTCTTCGCATGATGACGCATGGCAACAATGCTTTGTGGATGTGAATGAAATTGGACAGAAAAAGAGGACTTTTGAGAGTGACATTGACTACTCCTGTAAACTTGCATTAGAACAATTATTTGGCGACCAATCTAACTTAGTTTTTGACAAAGAGCTTTATATTCCAACTAAATTGATCGAGATACTAATGACAATTAAAAATAACATTCCAGAACATAGACTTTTCGCCGTGGATACTCCACAAAGGTCAAGCCCAACGGTAATATCGATATTGAAGAGTTTATTATACCCAAGAAAGGTAGGGTCGAGCCAGGTTGTAGAACAACATTcggattccattttttctgaCAAATGCAGTGGAAGAACACATTTCATAACGGACTTCTTACAACTAAAGAACGTTTACAATGATATCAACAGTTCTTCTAGGAGCTGTGAAGTTGAAGATATTGCCgattttgttgaaaaatggataaGCGCCAGTGAGAGAGGTGCACGGTCATTGTCGAACAGAGAGACACCCCAGTTAGAGGACATAAAGAATAGCTCTTTAGCGATACTTCATTCCACATGA
- the PIR3 gene encoding beta-1,3-glucan linked protein (similar to Saccharomyces cerevisiae HSP150 (YJL159W) and PIR3 (YKL163W); ancestral locus Anc_1.188), translating to MQYKKPLVASALVATSLAAYAPKDPWSTLAPSATYKGGITDYASTFGIAVDPIATTASSKAKRAASQIGDGQVQAATTTAAVSKKSTAAAVSQITDGQVQAAKSTAAAVSQIGDGQIQAAKSTAAAVSQIGDGQIQAAKSTAAAVSQIGDGQVQAAKSTAAAVSQIGDGQVQAAKSTAAAVSQIGDGQVQAAKSTAAAVSQIGDGQVQAAKSTAAAASQISDGQVQAAKSTAAAASQIGDGQVQATTSTKAAASQITDGQIQASKTTNGASQVSDGQVQATSEVKDANDPVDVVSCNNNSTLSMSLSKGILTDKKGRIGSIVANRQFQFDGPPPQAGAIYAAGWSITPEGNLALGDQDTFYQCLSGDFYNLYDKHIGSECHEVYLQAIDLIDC from the coding sequence ATGCAATACAAAAAGCCCTTAGTCGCTTCCGCGTTGGTTGCCACCTCTCTGGCTGCCTACGCTCCCAAGGACCCATGGTCCACCCTAGCTCCATCTGCTACTTACAAGGGTGGTATAACTGACTACGCTTCTACTTTTGGTATTGCTGTAGACCCAATTGCCACCACTGCATCCTCCAAGGCAAAGAGAGCAGCCTCTCAGATCGGTGATGGTCAAGTGCAAGCCGCTACTACGACAGCTGCTGTCTCTAAGAAGTCTACCGCCGCTGCTGTTTCTCAGATTACCGATGGTCAAGTCCAGGCAGCTAAGTCCACTGCCGCTGCTGTTTCCCAGATTGGCGATGGTCAGATCCAGGCTGCTAAATCCACTGCCGCTGCTGTTTCCCAGATTGGCGATGGTCAGATCCAGGCTGCTAAGTCCACTGCCGCCGCTGTTTCCCAGATTGGCGATGGTCAGGTTCAAGCTGCCAAGTCCACTGCCGCTGCTGTCTCTCAAATCGGCGATGGGCAAGTTCAAGCCGCTAAGTCaactgctgctgctgtcTCCCAGATTGGCGATGGTCAAGTTCAAGCCGCTAAGTCaactgctgctgctgtcTCCCAGATTGGCGATGGTCAAGTTCAAGCCGCTAAGTCcactgctgctgctgcttcCCAAATTAGTGATGGTCAGGTTCAAGCTGCCAAGTCTACCGCCGCTGCTGCTTCCCAAATTGGTGATGGTCAAGTTCAAGCTACCACCTCGACTAAGGCTGCAGCCTCCCAAATCACGGATGGACAAATACAAGCTTCCAAAACTACCAATGGCGCTAGTCAAGTGAGTGACGGCCAGGTTCAGGCCACTTCTGAAGTCAAGGACGCCAACGATCCCGTCGACGTTGTCTCCTGTAATAACAACAGTACCTTGTCAATGAGTTTGAGTAAGGGTATTCTGACTGATAAAAAGGGTAGAATCGGTTCGATTGTTGCTAACAGACAATTTCAATTCGATGGCCCACCACCACAAGCCGGTGCCATCTACGCTGCCGGTTGGTCCATCACTCCAGAAGGTAACTTAGCCCTTGGTGACCAAGATACTTTTTACCAGTGTTTGTCCGGTGACTTTTACAACTTGTATGATAAACACATTGGTTCAGAGTGTCATGAAGTCTATTTGCAAGCTATCGACTTGATTGATTGTTAA